A region of Streptomyces sp. NBC_01750 DNA encodes the following proteins:
- a CDS encoding AAA family ATPase — protein MTWQPFYVGDGTPRDVDLGEPPPWRSFPRQALHKQFQPPPGLVKAVNAALALRRPLLVTGAAGSGKSTVIEQVATELKLGDVLRWHITSRSTLTEALYRYDALGRIHAQRLDGPGGSDDIAPFLQMGPLGTALLPAGRPRALLIDEIDKSDLDLPSDLLDVLERGEFEIPELARYKSEIVEVREWDGEARRPVERGLVQCDSFPFIVMTSNGERDFPAAFLRRCIRYTMPQPTVDALRRVVEAHLRIGTDTERSGAVDLLIEAFVGRVAAGESLAIDQLLNAVHLLSGGSAPAGEDKQEVMDLVLRELSRA, from the coding sequence ATGACCTGGCAGCCTTTCTACGTCGGGGACGGCACGCCGCGCGATGTCGACCTCGGCGAGCCGCCTCCGTGGCGGAGCTTCCCCCGGCAGGCCCTGCACAAGCAGTTCCAGCCGCCGCCCGGTCTGGTCAAGGCGGTCAACGCCGCGCTGGCGCTGCGCCGGCCGCTGCTGGTGACGGGCGCGGCGGGTTCCGGCAAGTCCACGGTGATCGAGCAGGTCGCGACGGAGCTGAAGCTCGGCGACGTACTGCGCTGGCACATCACCTCGCGAAGCACCCTTACGGAGGCGCTGTACCGGTACGACGCTCTGGGCCGCATCCACGCCCAGCGGCTCGACGGCCCCGGCGGCAGCGACGACATCGCGCCCTTCCTGCAGATGGGCCCGCTGGGCACGGCACTCCTCCCGGCCGGGCGTCCGCGGGCGCTGCTGATCGACGAGATCGACAAGAGCGATCTGGATCTGCCGAGTGATCTGCTCGACGTGCTGGAGCGCGGAGAGTTCGAGATCCCCGAACTCGCCCGGTACAAGAGTGAGATCGTCGAGGTGCGCGAGTGGGACGGCGAGGCTCGCCGCCCGGTGGAGCGCGGGCTCGTCCAGTGCGACAGCTTCCCGTTCATCGTGATGACAAGCAACGGCGAACGGGACTTCCCCGCGGCCTTCCTGCGGCGCTGCATCCGCTACACCATGCCGCAGCCGACGGTCGACGCGCTGCGCCGGGTGGTCGAGGCGCATCTGCGGATCGGTACGGATACGGAACGGTCCGGGGCGGTCGACCTGCTGATCGAGGCCTTCGTCGGGCGTGTAGCGGCGGGCGAGAGCCTGGCGATCGACCAGCTCCTCAACGCCGTACACCTGCTGAGCGGCGGCAGTGCTCCTGCCGGAGAGGACAAGCAGGAGGTCATGGACCTGGTCCTGCGCGAGCTGTCGCGTGCCTGA
- a CDS encoding DoxX family protein codes for MACINRCDLGLLVLRVGTGAVLAAHGSQKLFGWFGGGGLDATAKGMEAMGFHPGRESAVAAGLGEAGGGALLALGLATPAAGAAAAGAMAGAVAVHVPAGFFNQAGGFEYPAFLGFTSAAIGLAGAGRYSLDHATDHRLDQPWVVAVAFLGSALAAAAVLGKRASRQSAAQSGEARADATGE; via the coding sequence ATGGCCTGCATCAACCGATGTGACCTCGGACTGCTCGTACTGCGCGTCGGCACCGGCGCGGTCCTCGCGGCACATGGCTCGCAGAAGCTGTTCGGCTGGTTCGGGGGTGGCGGGCTGGACGCCACGGCGAAGGGCATGGAGGCCATGGGATTCCACCCGGGCCGGGAGAGCGCCGTCGCCGCCGGGCTCGGCGAGGCGGGCGGTGGCGCACTGCTCGCGCTGGGCCTGGCCACCCCGGCGGCCGGTGCCGCGGCCGCGGGCGCCATGGCCGGCGCGGTGGCGGTGCACGTGCCCGCCGGGTTCTTCAACCAGGCCGGAGGCTTTGAGTACCCGGCCTTCCTGGGCTTCACCTCGGCCGCCATCGGACTCGCCGGGGCCGGCCGCTACTCCCTCGACCACGCGACCGATCACCGCCTCGACCAGCCGTGGGTGGTGGCCGTGGCTTTCCTCGGCAGCGCGCTCGCCGCGGCCGCGGTGCTGGGCAAGCGGGCCTCGAGGCAGTCCGCCGCGCAGTCCGGCGAGGCCCGCGCGGACGCCACCGGGGAGTAG
- the panD gene encoding aspartate 1-decarboxylase, with protein sequence MLRTMFKSKIHRATVTQADLHYVGSVTVDAALMEAADLLPGELVHIVDITNGARLETYVIEGERGSGVIGINGAAAHLVHPGDLVILISYAQVDDAEARTLVPSVVHVDAENRIVALGSDASAPVPGSRTERSPHAVV encoded by the coding sequence ATGTTGCGTACCATGTTCAAGTCCAAGATCCACCGGGCCACCGTGACCCAGGCCGACCTGCACTACGTCGGCTCGGTCACCGTCGACGCCGCGCTGATGGAAGCCGCCGATCTGCTCCCCGGCGAGCTCGTCCACATCGTCGACATCACCAACGGCGCCCGGCTGGAGACGTACGTCATCGAGGGCGAGCGCGGCTCGGGAGTCATCGGTATCAACGGCGCGGCCGCTCACCTTGTGCACCCCGGCGATCTGGTGATCCTGATCAGCTACGCCCAGGTCGACGACGCCGAGGCGCGCACCCTGGTGCCCAGCGTCGTCCATGTCGACGCGGAGAACCGGATCGTCGCCCTCGGCTCGGACGCCTCCGCACCGGTGCCCGGCAGCCGGACGGAACGCAGCCCGCACGCCGTCGTCTGA
- a CDS encoding aspartate/glutamate racemase family protein, which yields MLALLHTSPVHVPVFEVLRDEDHPGLALRHLVHEELLQRAREEGPAAVAPAVAAVIAGAVAEGATAVLCTCSTIGGVAETCVADPGVPVLRVDRPMAAAAAGKGRVVVVATVHSTLDPTAALIREEAAGRHVDLRTLLVDGAWERFEAGDRDGFLNAVAAAVDAVREADVIVLAQASMAGAADRTRTAVPVLSSPRQGLRAAAEAVANGS from the coding sequence ATGCTGGCGCTGCTGCACACCTCCCCGGTCCATGTCCCCGTCTTCGAAGTCCTGCGGGACGAGGACCACCCGGGGCTCGCGCTGCGTCACCTCGTCCACGAGGAACTACTGCAAAGGGCTCGCGAGGAAGGCCCCGCGGCGGTCGCACCCGCGGTCGCGGCCGTGATCGCCGGAGCCGTCGCCGAGGGTGCGACCGCGGTGCTGTGCACCTGCTCCACGATCGGTGGCGTCGCCGAGACATGCGTCGCCGACCCGGGCGTACCGGTTTTGCGGGTCGACCGTCCGATGGCCGCGGCGGCGGCCGGAAAGGGGCGTGTCGTCGTGGTCGCGACTGTGCACAGCACCCTGGACCCGACAGCCGCGCTGATCCGCGAAGAGGCCGCAGGCCGTCATGTCGACCTGCGCACGCTGCTCGTCGACGGTGCCTGGGAGCGCTTCGAGGCGGGCGACCGTGACGGCTTTCTGAACGCGGTGGCAGCCGCCGTCGACGCGGTGCGCGAGGCGGATGTCATCGTTCTGGCCCAGGCATCGATGGCGGGCGCCGCCGACCGTACGAGGACGGCTGTCCCGGTCCTCTCCAGTCCCCGGCAAGGGCTGCGGGCGGCCGCGGAGGCAGTCGCGAACGGATCATGA
- a CDS encoding three-helix bundle dimerization domain-containing protein, which yields MSRRPGPVERADPTAPPNLPSPGSHDELASVRNMVARLSAAYPSVDAVTVEATVRTAYDSFHQARVRAYVPILVERRSRRVLSAACRTAPGQANDGRAAAAGPEPDAAARAGGGGRERSDGPGSGEERAMTVLAPETRRAHPRPAKD from the coding sequence TTGAGTCGCCGCCCCGGGCCGGTGGAGCGCGCCGATCCCACAGCACCGCCGAACCTCCCGTCACCCGGCTCGCACGACGAACTCGCGTCCGTCCGGAACATGGTGGCACGGCTGAGTGCTGCCTACCCCTCGGTCGACGCGGTCACCGTCGAGGCGACGGTCAGGACCGCGTACGACTCGTTCCACCAGGCCAGGGTCAGAGCCTACGTCCCGATCCTGGTCGAACGCCGGTCCCGGAGGGTGCTCAGTGCCGCCTGCCGCACCGCTCCCGGTCAGGCCAACGACGGCAGGGCGGCTGCGGCCGGCCCAGAGCCGGACGCAGCCGCCCGCGCGGGTGGTGGAGGTCGTGAACGCTCCGACGGCCCCGGAAGCGGTGAGGAGCGGGCCATGACCGTCCTGGCCCCCGAAACGCGCCGTGCTCACCCCCGACCAGCGAAGGACTGA
- a CDS encoding diacylglycerol/lipid kinase family protein: MSRRWTARLALAAGAAALLVLVVFAGLGSLVLMGVGWAGLALTAAGGWWMLTHTGWIRVLAVLLVVVAPLGVLVLYAAAGLLWVVLVSLGLWALAVSAGRAALVEDTAPSMPECSVSRAARPFLIMNPHSGGGKVERFHLAERARALGAEVVVLDPDRRQDVAELARRAVQDGADLLGVAGGDGTQALVARVAAEHDIPFMVISAGTRNHFAMDLGLDRQDPSRCLEALTDGVELRVDLGYLHAGEPADRSAGRAFINNASFGVYAEIVQSPAYRDDKARTILEMLPDLLTRRSGARLSVRAGSVTMDGTQAVLVSNNPYESGDPAGLGRRERLDSGELGVLGVAVGNAAEATELLMRGGQGRGLTEVTAREVVVDADAPVIPVGVDGEALMLPTPVHCRLASGALRVRVPRHRPGVPHGAPPMDWRRVRRLALTMGRVAAGRGAA; encoded by the coding sequence ATGAGCAGGCGCTGGACCGCGCGACTGGCCCTGGCGGCGGGCGCAGCGGCGCTTCTGGTGCTGGTGGTCTTCGCCGGGCTCGGAAGCCTCGTGCTCATGGGGGTGGGGTGGGCAGGGCTGGCGCTCACGGCGGCCGGCGGGTGGTGGATGCTCACCCACACCGGCTGGATCAGGGTGCTGGCCGTGCTGCTGGTGGTCGTCGCGCCGCTCGGTGTCCTGGTTCTGTACGCGGCCGCCGGGCTGCTGTGGGTCGTGCTGGTCTCGCTCGGCCTGTGGGCGCTGGCCGTTTCCGCAGGCAGGGCTGCACTTGTCGAAGACACCGCACCGAGCATGCCGGAGTGCTCCGTCAGCCGGGCCGCGCGACCGTTCCTGATCATGAATCCGCACTCAGGTGGCGGAAAGGTCGAGAGGTTTCATCTGGCGGAGCGAGCCAGGGCACTGGGGGCCGAGGTCGTCGTGCTGGATCCGGACCGGCGGCAGGATGTGGCCGAGCTGGCGCGGCGGGCCGTCCAGGATGGAGCCGACCTGCTCGGCGTCGCGGGTGGTGACGGTACGCAGGCCTTGGTCGCTCGTGTGGCCGCAGAGCACGACATTCCCTTCATGGTGATCAGCGCCGGCACCCGCAACCACTTCGCCATGGATCTGGGCCTGGACCGGCAGGATCCCTCCAGGTGTCTGGAGGCACTGACCGACGGCGTCGAGCTGCGCGTCGACCTCGGCTACCTCCATGCGGGAGAGCCTGCGGACCGAAGCGCGGGGCGCGCCTTCATCAACAACGCCTCGTTCGGCGTGTACGCGGAAATCGTGCAGAGTCCCGCCTATCGCGACGACAAGGCCCGCACCATCCTGGAGATGCTGCCGGATCTGCTGACTCGCCGCAGCGGCGCGCGGCTGAGTGTCCGTGCCGGTTCGGTGACCATGGACGGTACCCAGGCCGTGCTGGTGAGCAACAACCCCTATGAGAGTGGCGACCCGGCGGGACTGGGGCGCCGAGAGCGTCTGGACTCCGGCGAGCTGGGGGTGCTTGGTGTCGCCGTCGGCAACGCCGCCGAAGCGACGGAGCTCCTGATGCGGGGCGGGCAGGGCCGCGGGCTGACGGAGGTCACCGCCCGAGAGGTCGTCGTCGACGCCGACGCTCCCGTCATCCCGGTCGGTGTCGACGGCGAGGCCTTGATGCTGCCTACTCCGGTGCACTGTCGTCTCGCGTCCGGCGCTCTGCGCGTGCGCGTGCCCCGGCACCGGCCCGGCGTGCCGCACGGCGCGCCGCCGATGGACTGGCGCCGGGTGCGGCGTCTGGCGCTGACGATGGGGCGGGTCGCGGCAGGGCGCGGTGCCGCTTGA
- a CDS encoding GNAT family N-acetyltransferase → MADPDIRDNRPEGLLQAYEDGQVAGRIVYFTLDATPAALVAVHTVVEPGHEGKGIASALVREFYAMAARAGVPVVPLCPYAAEWALRHPDEAPEAPAEPVRAAQEQLKANPQLW, encoded by the coding sequence ATGGCAGATCCCGATATCCGCGACAACCGTCCGGAGGGACTCCTCCAGGCGTACGAGGACGGCCAGGTCGCCGGTCGCATCGTCTACTTCACCCTCGACGCGACCCCGGCCGCCCTGGTCGCCGTGCACACCGTGGTGGAGCCGGGGCACGAGGGCAAGGGCATCGCGAGCGCGCTGGTACGGGAGTTCTACGCGATGGCGGCACGTGCGGGCGTTCCCGTCGTACCGCTGTGTCCGTACGCCGCCGAGTGGGCCCTCCGTCACCCCGACGAGGCCCCCGAGGCCCCGGCCGAACCGGTACGGGCCGCGCAGGAGCAGCTGAAGGCGAATCCGCAGCTCTGGTGA
- the gndA gene encoding NADP-dependent phosphogluconate dehydrogenase, translating to MSGTAQIGVTGLAVMGRNLARNFARNGFTVAAHNRTAAKTRALVEEFGHEGTFVPAESAEEFVAALERPRRLIIMVKAGDPTDAVIQEFAPLLEEGDVIIDGGNAHFADTRRREKELRERGIHFVGAGISGGEEGALHGPSIMPGGSPESYASLSPLLEKIAAKAPDGTPTVAHIGPDGAGHFVKMVHNGIEYADMQLIAEAYHLLRAVAGYSPAQIAETFRTWNTGRLDSYLIEITAEVLAHTDAATGKPFVDIVADQAEQKGTGRWTVQIALDLGVPVSGIAEAVFARSLSGHAELRNASHTLPGPTAEPLNEAEAARFADQVEQALYASKIVSYTQGFHQIQAGSEEYDWNIDLGSVAAIWRAGCIIRAAFLDRIRSAYDAQRDLPSLLSDKQFAEEIGAAQDDWREVIASAARQGVPTPGFSAALAYYDALRAERLPAALTQGQRDFFGAHTYRRTDQEGSFHTLWGGDRSEVRTD from the coding sequence ATGAGTGGTACAGCCCAGATCGGCGTCACGGGGCTCGCGGTGATGGGCCGCAATCTCGCCCGTAACTTCGCCCGCAACGGCTTCACGGTGGCCGCGCACAACCGCACAGCGGCGAAAACACGGGCGCTGGTCGAGGAGTTCGGTCACGAGGGCACATTCGTGCCCGCGGAGTCGGCCGAGGAGTTCGTCGCGGCCCTGGAGCGCCCGCGCCGCCTGATCATCATGGTCAAGGCGGGCGATCCGACCGACGCCGTGATCCAGGAGTTCGCGCCGCTGCTGGAGGAGGGCGACGTCATCATCGACGGCGGCAACGCCCACTTCGCCGACACCCGGCGCCGCGAGAAGGAACTGCGGGAGCGCGGCATCCACTTCGTCGGCGCGGGCATCTCGGGCGGCGAGGAGGGCGCGTTGCACGGGCCGAGCATCATGCCGGGCGGCTCCCCCGAGTCGTACGCTTCCCTCAGCCCGCTGCTGGAGAAGATCGCCGCGAAGGCTCCCGACGGCACACCGACCGTCGCGCACATCGGCCCGGACGGCGCCGGCCACTTCGTGAAGATGGTGCACAACGGCATCGAGTACGCCGATATGCAGCTGATCGCCGAGGCGTACCACCTGCTGCGCGCGGTCGCGGGCTACTCCCCCGCGCAGATCGCCGAGACCTTCCGCACCTGGAACACGGGGCGGCTGGACTCGTATCTGATCGAGATCACGGCCGAGGTGCTCGCCCATACGGACGCTGCGACCGGAAAGCCCTTTGTCGACATCGTCGCCGACCAGGCGGAGCAGAAGGGCACGGGCCGCTGGACCGTCCAGATCGCGCTCGATCTGGGTGTGCCGGTCTCCGGTATCGCGGAGGCGGTCTTCGCCCGCTCGCTGTCGGGCCACGCGGAGCTGCGCAACGCCTCGCACACCCTGCCGGGCCCGACGGCCGAGCCGCTGAACGAGGCCGAGGCCGCACGCTTCGCCGACCAGGTCGAGCAGGCGCTGTACGCGTCCAAGATCGTGTCGTACACCCAGGGCTTCCACCAGATCCAGGCGGGCAGCGAGGAGTACGACTGGAACATCGACCTCGGCTCGGTCGCCGCGATCTGGCGGGCCGGCTGCATCATCCGGGCGGCGTTCCTGGACCGGATCCGCAGCGCTTACGACGCACAGCGTGATCTGCCCAGCCTGCTCTCGGACAAGCAGTTCGCCGAGGAGATCGGCGCGGCGCAGGACGACTGGCGCGAAGTGATCGCGTCAGCCGCCCGGCAGGGCGTCCCGACGCCGGGCTTCTCGGCGGCCCTCGCGTACTACGACGCCCTGCGTGCCGAGCGGCTGCCCGCGGCGCTCACCCAGGGCCAGCGCGACTTCTTCGGCGCGCACACCTACCGGCGGACCGATCAGGAGGGTTCGTTCCACACCCTCTGGGGCGGTGACCGCTCGGAGGTGCGCACCGACTGA
- a CDS encoding polyphosphate kinase 2 family protein — protein MSDERAERIADFIEPLRVEPGSKVRLDRDFDPRYKAGLKKRDGIELLRTGVSLLAEYQERLAAQDTYGVLLCLQALDAGGKDGTIRHVMSGVNPQGVRVSSFKVPSAEELDHDYLWRYARRLPTRGEIAIFNRSHYEEVLVVRVHPENLVRQKLPENARGPGLWDRRYREINHWERYLTDNGFKVVKIFLNLSKEEQRTRFLKRIDLPEKNWKFSAADVRERRRWDDYQDAFSEMLSATSTKWAPWYVVPADRKWFARICAAAVLAHALMDIDPRYPDVGEEARKDLLVTKRELEQEAPAGAPADPYADRHPSAARATGRSDGPTGTRGTSGVGRPTKKKRG, from the coding sequence ATGTCGGACGAGAGAGCCGAACGCATCGCGGATTTCATCGAGCCACTACGGGTGGAACCGGGGTCGAAGGTGCGCCTGGACCGGGACTTCGATCCTCGCTACAAGGCCGGCCTGAAGAAGCGGGACGGGATCGAGCTGCTGCGGACCGGGGTGTCGTTGCTGGCCGAGTACCAGGAGCGGCTGGCTGCCCAGGACACGTACGGCGTGCTGCTCTGTCTCCAGGCACTCGACGCCGGAGGCAAGGACGGGACGATCCGCCACGTGATGAGCGGCGTCAATCCCCAGGGCGTACGGGTCAGCAGCTTCAAGGTGCCCTCCGCCGAGGAACTCGACCACGACTACCTGTGGCGTTACGCCCGGCGGCTGCCCACGCGCGGCGAGATTGCCATCTTCAATCGCTCGCACTACGAGGAGGTTCTCGTCGTGCGGGTCCACCCCGAGAACCTGGTCCGGCAGAAGCTGCCGGAGAACGCACGTGGGCCGGGCCTGTGGGACCGGCGCTACCGGGAGATCAACCACTGGGAGCGCTACCTCACGGACAACGGGTTCAAAGTGGTGAAGATCTTCCTGAACCTGTCCAAGGAGGAGCAGCGCACCCGCTTCCTGAAGCGGATCGACCTGCCGGAGAAGAACTGGAAGTTCTCTGCGGCCGACGTCCGGGAGCGGCGCCGGTGGGACGACTACCAGGACGCGTTCTCCGAAATGCTGTCGGCCACGAGTACGAAGTGGGCGCCGTGGTACGTCGTGCCGGCGGACCGGAAGTGGTTCGCGCGGATCTGCGCGGCGGCGGTCCTCGCGCACGCCCTGATGGACATCGATCCTCGGTACCCCGACGTGGGGGAAGAGGCGCGGAAGGATCTGCTCGTCACCAAACGGGAGCTGGAGCAGGAAGCCCCAGCCGGGGCCCCGGCCGATCCGTACGCCGACCGGCATCCGTCGGCCGCGCGAGCCACTGGGCGCAGCGACGGGCCGACGGGGACCAGAGGCACGTCCGGCGTCGGGCGGCCGACGAAGAAGAAGCGCGGCTAG
- a CDS encoding alpha/beta hydrolase, which translates to MKPRLVFVHGIGGPRDAAAELDAWLRALADGARSAGHSRRVLDLVRGWAADARFAYYADLFPSSGAQGARGGPESDEETRLVGQWLLEAVAERLAEPGTDEEVRMLRHARAQLVPEGASQGLGEAGRHVLDAANTLLSLPGLRTFGGWAGAQLMVLQLRQVARYLRRAEPDEEGLTLDTRIRRRVEEALDPAGLTIVVAHSLGTVVSLETLHTYQGRVPLLVTLGSPMGMRTVVQPKVRPQPLRVPGIVERWLNFWDRDDFIAGRPRLEKFVRPNDRSVLPVSRRIDSDGVWVHPAAKYLAQPAIAGPVVEAIEAATIA; encoded by the coding sequence ATGAAGCCGCGTCTGGTGTTTGTGCACGGCATCGGCGGTCCGCGGGACGCCGCCGCCGAACTCGACGCCTGGTTACGCGCGTTGGCCGACGGCGCCCGCTCCGCGGGCCATTCGCGCCGGGTCCTGGATCTGGTGCGGGGCTGGGCGGCGGATGCCCGATTCGCGTACTACGCCGATCTGTTCCCTTCGAGCGGCGCCCAGGGTGCGAGGGGCGGCCCCGAGTCGGACGAGGAGACGCGGCTGGTCGGCCAGTGGCTGCTGGAAGCCGTCGCCGAACGGCTGGCCGAGCCCGGCACCGACGAAGAGGTGCGCATGCTGCGCCACGCCCGGGCCCAACTCGTCCCCGAGGGCGCATCGCAGGGCCTCGGTGAGGCCGGCCGGCATGTGCTCGACGCCGCGAACACGCTGCTGTCGCTGCCCGGGCTGCGCACCTTCGGCGGCTGGGCCGGCGCCCAGCTGATGGTCCTCCAGCTGCGCCAAGTGGCCCGCTATCTGCGCCGCGCCGAACCGGACGAGGAGGGCCTGACCCTCGACACACGCATCCGCCGCCGCGTCGAGGAGGCACTGGACCCCGCCGGGCTCACCATCGTCGTCGCCCACTCTCTGGGCACCGTCGTATCGCTGGAGACGCTGCACACATACCAAGGGCGCGTGCCGCTGCTGGTCACCCTCGGTTCGCCGATGGGGATGCGCACGGTGGTGCAGCCCAAGGTGCGCCCGCAGCCGTTGCGGGTGCCCGGCATTGTCGAGCGGTGGCTCAACTTCTGGGACCGGGACGACTTCATCGCGGGACGGCCGCGGCTGGAGAAGTTCGTACGGCCCAACGACCGGTCCGTACTGCCCGTCAGCAGGCGCATCGACTCCGACGGCGTGTGGGTGCACCCCGCCGCCAAATATCTCGCGCAGCCCGCCATCGCCGGACCGGTCGTCGAGGCGATCGAGGCAGCCACGATCGCATGA
- a CDS encoding SulP family inorganic anion transporter gives MTNQHKRRKLLSRLRAVPGIRAVSSYRREWLVKDLVAGVVLTTLLVPQGMAYAELAGLPPITGLYTTILCLLGYAVCGPSRILVLGPDSSLGPMIAATVLPLVAADGDPDRAVALASMLALMVATIMILASVAKLGFIADLISKPTMIGYMNGLALTILIGQLPKLLGFKVEADNLIGECVGFVQKLADGAAVPAAAAVGGCGIVLILVLQRLVPKVPAVLAMVVLAIAAATVFDLGEHGVGLVGELPEGFPPFTIPDVRLADLPLLLGGALGIALVSLADTISNASAFAARTGQEVRGNQEMAGVGAANLAAGLFQGFPVSTSGSRTAVAERAGARSQLTGVVGAALIVLMLVLAPGLFRNLPQPALAAVVITASLSLADVPGAVRLWRQRRTEFLLCFAAFVGVTLLGVLLGIAIAVALSVLNVFRRAWWPYNTVLGRVQDLEGYHDVRSYPQAEQLPGLAIYRFDAPLIFANARAFRDEILRLADADPRPSWIVVAAEPMTDVDTTAADVLTELDETLNADHVHLVFAELKDPVRRKIERYGLTRTIDPRHFFPTVEAAVAAFRLHTGAEWTPLTTAEQPARPKPDAPAPPPANE, from the coding sequence GTGACAAACCAGCACAAGAGACGCAAGCTTCTCTCCCGGTTGCGGGCTGTTCCCGGGATCCGTGCGGTGTCGTCCTACCGGCGCGAGTGGCTGGTCAAGGACCTGGTTGCGGGAGTCGTCCTGACCACGCTGCTGGTGCCGCAGGGCATGGCGTACGCCGAGTTGGCGGGCCTGCCGCCCATCACCGGCCTGTACACGACGATTCTCTGCCTGCTCGGATACGCGGTGTGCGGGCCGTCCCGGATCCTGGTGCTGGGCCCGGATTCCTCGCTGGGGCCGATGATCGCCGCCACCGTGCTTCCCCTGGTGGCGGCCGACGGGGATCCTGACCGGGCTGTCGCGCTGGCATCGATGCTCGCGCTCATGGTGGCGACCATCATGATCCTGGCCTCGGTGGCGAAGCTCGGTTTCATCGCCGATCTGATCTCCAAACCGACGATGATCGGCTACATGAACGGCCTGGCCCTGACCATTCTGATCGGTCAGCTGCCCAAGCTGCTCGGCTTCAAGGTCGAGGCGGACAACCTGATCGGCGAGTGCGTCGGCTTCGTGCAGAAACTCGCCGACGGGGCGGCGGTGCCGGCCGCCGCCGCGGTCGGCGGCTGCGGGATCGTCCTGATCCTGGTCCTGCAGCGCCTCGTGCCGAAGGTCCCCGCGGTGCTCGCGATGGTGGTCCTGGCGATCGCCGCGGCCACTGTCTTCGACCTGGGTGAGCACGGCGTCGGATTGGTCGGAGAACTACCCGAGGGTTTCCCGCCGTTCACGATCCCCGATGTGCGGCTCGCCGACCTACCGCTGCTGCTCGGCGGTGCGCTGGGCATCGCTCTGGTGTCCCTGGCCGACACGATCTCCAACGCATCGGCCTTCGCGGCCCGCACGGGGCAGGAGGTCCGCGGCAACCAGGAGATGGCGGGGGTCGGTGCGGCCAACCTGGCGGCCGGTCTCTTCCAGGGCTTCCCGGTCAGCACGAGCGGATCCCGTACGGCGGTGGCGGAGCGCGCGGGGGCCAGGAGTCAGCTCACCGGGGTCGTCGGAGCGGCGCTCATCGTCCTCATGCTCGTGCTGGCTCCGGGCCTGTTCCGCAATCTCCCCCAGCCGGCCCTTGCCGCCGTGGTCATCACCGCGTCACTGTCCCTGGCCGACGTCCCGGGGGCAGTACGGCTGTGGCGACAGCGCCGGACGGAGTTCCTGCTGTGCTTCGCGGCCTTCGTCGGCGTGACCCTGCTCGGCGTGCTGCTCGGGATCGCCATCGCCGTGGCCCTGTCCGTCCTCAACGTCTTCCGGCGCGCCTGGTGGCCGTACAACACCGTGCTGGGGCGGGTGCAGGACCTGGAGGGCTACCACGACGTCCGCTCCTACCCGCAGGCCGAACAGCTGCCGGGCCTGGCGATCTACCGGTTCGACGCCCCGCTCATCTTCGCCAACGCCAGGGCCTTCCGCGACGAGATCCTGCGACTGGCCGACGCGGACCCACGGCCGAGCTGGATCGTGGTCGCGGCGGAGCCCATGACCGACGTGGACACCACCGCCGCCGACGTTCTGACGGAGCTCGACGAGACGCTCAACGCAGACCACGTACACCTCGTGTTCGCCGAGCTCAAGGACCCCGTGCGGCGCAAGATCGAACGGTACGGGCTCACCCGCACCATCGACCCGCGGCACTTCTTCCCCACCGTGGAGGCCGCCGTCGCCGCCTTCCGCCTGCACACCGGAGCGGAGTGGACGCCCCTCACCACCGCCGAACAGCCCGCCCGGCCCAAACCCGACGCCCCTGCTCCTCCGCCCGCCAACGAGTAG
- a CDS encoding DUF350 domain-containing protein translates to MSDIVNGLGRASAYGALGVVLLILGIVLIDVLTPGKLGRQIWEDRNRNAALLLSSALLGIGGIVFTSIWTTYDNFGKGLASTAAFGLLGLVMMAVAFLVVDLVTPGKLGATLVEVEPHPAVWVTASCNLAVSAIVSASIA, encoded by the coding sequence ATGAGTGACATCGTCAACGGACTTGGCCGCGCGAGCGCGTACGGCGCCCTCGGTGTGGTCCTCCTGATCCTCGGCATAGTCCTGATCGACGTGCTGACGCCCGGGAAGCTCGGCAGGCAGATCTGGGAGGACCGCAACCGCAACGCCGCGCTGCTGCTCAGCTCGGCTCTGCTCGGTATCGGCGGCATCGTGTTCACGTCGATCTGGACGACGTACGACAACTTCGGCAAGGGTCTCGCCTCCACTGCCGCGTTCGGTCTGCTGGGCCTGGTGATGATGGCTGTGGCGTTCCTGGTGGTGGACCTGGTCACGCCGGGCAAGCTCGGCGCGACGCTGGTCGAGGTGGAGCCGCACCCGGCGGTGTGGGTGACCGCCTCCTGCAATCTCGCCGTGTCCGCGATCGTCTCGGCGTCCATCGCCTGA